A window of the Cicer arietinum cultivar CDC Frontier isolate Library 1 chromosome 6, Cicar.CDCFrontier_v2.0, whole genome shotgun sequence genome harbors these coding sequences:
- the LOC101494820 gene encoding protein CELLULOSE SYNTHASE INTERACTIVE 1 has protein sequence MGLRDRNSSMEDPDGTLASVAQCIEQLRQSSSSVHEKEYSLRQLLDLIDMRENAFSAVGSHSQAVPVLVSLLRSGSLNVKIQAATVLGSLCKENELRVKVLLGGCIPPLLGLLKSSSTEGQIAAAKTIYAVSQGGVKDHVGSKIFSTEGVVPVLWEQLNTGLKTGNTVESLLTGTLKNLSSNAEGFWNSTIQAGGVDILLKLLAMGQPSTLANVCFLLASVMMEDASVCSKVLSAEVTKQLLKLLGPGNDDLVRAESAGALKSLSGQCXXXXXXIAGSNGIPALINATIAPSKEFMQGECAQALQENAMCALANISGGLSYVISSLGQSLESCSSPTQIADTLGAIASALMIYDNKAESTKPSDPLVVEQTLLKQFKPRLPFLVQERTIEALASLYGNPILSSKLANSDAKHLLVGLITMAANEVQDELIKALLTLCKSEGSLWRALQGREGVQLLISLLGLSSEQQQECAVALLCLLSNENDESKWAITAAGGIPPLVQILETGSAKAKEDSARILKNLCNHSEDIRACVESADAVPALLWLLKNGSPNGKDIAAKTINHLIHKSDTTTISQLTALLTSDLPDSKIYVLDALRNMLSVAPLSDILREGSAAGDAFDTMIMLLSSPKEETQAKSASALAGIFEARKDVRESSVAVKTLSSAMKLLNVESESILMESSNCLAAIFLSIKENRDVAAVARDALSPLVALANSSVLEVAETAVGAIANLILDSEIAKRVVAEEVILPATRVLQEGTISGKTHAAAAIARLLHSHKVDKAVTDCVNRAGTVLALVSFLDSSVDGSVATSEALEALAILSRSEETGANIKPACAILAEFPESISPIVLCIVNSTPTLQDTTIEILSRLCKDQPVVLGDTVASASGCISSIAKRIISSTNVRVKIGGAALLICTAKVNHQRLVEDLNISNLSANLIQSLVDILISSQPSSGNQSDDDNESISICRHTKEEVDSCESKTGTSIICGVDLAIWLLSILACHDGKNKTALMEAGAIDVLADRISNCYSQYSQIDYKEDYSMWICALLLAILFQDRDIIRAHATIKSVPALANLLKSEESANKYFAAQSIASLVCNGSRGTILSVANSGAAGGLISLLGCADTDIQDLLELSEEFSLVRYPDQVALEKLFRVDDIRVGATSRKAIPALVDLLKPIPDRPGAPFLALGLLTQLGRDCPSNKTVMVESGALEALTKYLSLGPQDATEEAATDLLGILFSSADIRKHDSAFGAVTQLVAVLRLGGRGARYSAAKALESLFSADHIRNAEISRQAVQPLVEILSTGSEREQHAAIAALVGLLSENPSRALAVADVEMNAVDVLCRILSSNCSMDLKADAAELCCALFGNTRIRSTMAAERCVEPLVSLLATEFSSAHHSVVRALDRLVDDEQLAELVAAHSAVVPLVSLLSGRNYVLHEAISRALVKLGKDRPACKMEMVKARVIESILNILHEAPDYLCAAFAELLRILTNNATIAKGPSAAKVVEPLFLLLTRHDFAPDGQHSALQVLVNILEHPQCRADHSMTSRKVIEPLIPLLDSPISVVQQLAAELLSHLLLEEHLQKDPVTQQVIGPLIRILGSGIPIVQQRAVKALVSIALTWPNEIAKEGGVVEISKVILQADPSLPHTLWESAASVLSSILQFSSEFYLEVPVAVLVRLLRSGSESTVVGALNALLVLESDDGTSAEAMADSGAIEALLELLRSHQCEEIAARLLEVLLNNVKIRETKVTKSAILPLSQYLLDPQTQAQHARLLATLALGDLFQNEALARTGDAVSACRALVNVLEDQPTEEMKVVAICALQNLVMYSRSNRRAAAEAGGVRAVAEAGGVQVVLDLIGSSNPETSVQAAMFIKLLFSNNTIQEYASSETVRAITATIEKDLWASGTVNEEYLKALNSLFSNFPRLRATEPATLSIPHLVTSLKTGSEACQEAALDSLFLLRQAWSACPAEVSRAQSIAAADAIPFLQYLIQSGPPRFQEKAEFLLQCLPGTLVVIIKRGNNMKQSVGNPSVYCKITLGNNPPRLTKVVSTGPNPEWDESFSWSFESPPKGQKLHISCKNKSKVGKSKFGKVTIQIDRVVMLGAVAGEYTLLPASKSGPPRNLEIEFQWSNKAADPTSETV, from the exons atGGGATTGAG AGATCGTAATAGCAGCATGGAGGATCCAGATGGGACATTAGCTAGTGTTGCTCAATGCATTGAGCAGCTGCGCCAGAGCTCATCTTCTGTGCACGAGAAAGAGTATTCCTTAAGGCAGTTATTGGATCTTATAGATATGCGTGAAAATGCATTTAGTGCTGTTGGATCTCACTCTCAAGCAGTTCCAGTGCTTGTTTCCCTTCTCCGGTCAGGTTCGTTGAATGTGAAGATACAGGCAGCAACTGTCTTGGGCTcactttgtaaagaaaatgaACTGAGGGTGAAAGTCTTGCTTGGAGGATGCATTCCTCCATTGCTTGGTCTACTAAAGTCCAGTTCTACTGAAGGCCAAATTGCTGCTGCAAAGACTATATATGCTGTCTCTCAAGGTGGCGTGAAAGATCATGTTGGATCGAAAATATTTTCCACCGAAGGAGTAGTGCCAGTGCTTTGGGAGCAGTTGAATACTGGCCTGAAAACCGGAAATACAGTTGAAAGTTTACTGACGGGAACATTGAAAAATCTCTCTAGCAATGCCGAGGGATTCTGGAATTCAACAATTCAAGCTGGAGGAGTGGACATATTACTGAAGTTATTGGCGATGGGACAGCCTAGCACTTTAGCCAATGTTTGCTTTTTACTTGCTTCTGTAATGATGGAGGATGCATCTGTTTGTTCGAAGGTATTGTCCGCAGAGGTCACTAAACAACTCCTGAAACTATTAGGCCCTGGTAACGATGACCTCGTTAGAGCTGAATCAGCTGGTGCTCTTAAATCTCTGTCTGGCCAGTGC NNNNNNNNNNNNNNNNAGATAGCTGGTTCTAATGGCATCCCTGCTTTGATCAATGCTACCATAGCTCCTTCCAAAGAATTCATGCAGGGTGAGTGTGCTCAAGCATTACAAGAGAATGCTATGTGTGCTTTAGCAAACATCTCTGGTGGTTTGTCTTATGTCATATCTAGCCTCGGTCAAAGTCTTGAATCATGCTCCTCGCCTACCCAAATTGCAGATACATTAGGAGCTATAGCATCAGCTCTTATGATATATGATAACAAGGCAGAATCTACCAAACCGTCAGATCCGTTGGTGGTTGAACAGACATTACTCAAACAATTTAAACCTCGCTTACCTTTCCTCGTGCAAGAACGGACCATTGAAGCTCTAGCTAGTTTATATGGAAATCCCATACTCTCATCTAAACTAGCAAATTCTGATGCAAAACATTTGCTTGTTGGTTTAATAACAATGGCTGCCAATGAAGTGCAAGATGAGCTTATAAAAGCTCTATTGACACTATGCAAAAGTGAAGGCAGCCTATGGCGTGCACTTCAGGGCCGCGAAGGAGTTCAGCTACTGATATCTCTTCTCGGTCTTTCGTCAGAACAGCAGCAAGAATGTGCAGTTGCCTTGCTTTGCCTTTTATCTAATGAAAATGACGAAAGTAAATGGGCAATTACTGCTGCTGGTGGTATACCTCCACTTGTTCAAATTTTGGAGACAGGATCTGCAAAAGCAAAGGAAGATTCTGCAAGAATCCTCAAGAACTTGTGCAATCATAGTGAAGATATACGTGCATGTGTTGAAAGTGCTGATGCTGTTCCTGCATTGTTGTGGCTATTGAAGAATGGAAGCCCTAATGGGAAGGATATTGCAGCAAAGACAATAAATCATTTGATTCATAAATCCGATACTACGACTATCAGTCAGCTTACAGCGTTATTGACTAGCGACCTTCCagattcaaaaatatatgttttggatGCTTTGAGAAATATGCTTTCTGTTGCTCCTCTTAGCGACATTTTACGTGAAGGTAGTGCTGCCGGTGATGCCTTTGACACCATGATAATGTTATTGAGCTCTCCCAAGGAAGAAACTCAGGCAAAATCTGCTTCAGCTCTGGCTGGTATTTTCGAAGCAAGGAAAGATGTGCGTGAAAGTAGCGTAGCTGTCAAAACTCTTTCGTCAGCTATGAAATTGCTTAATGTTGAATCTGAAAGTATCCTAATGGAGTCCTCAAACTGCTTGGCTGCAATATTTCTTTCCATCAAAGAGAACAGGGATGTAGCAGCTGTTGCTAGAGATGCATTATCCCCACTAGTTGCACTAGCTAACTCTTCGGTTTTGGAAGTGGCAGAGACAGCAGTAGGTGCCATAGCAAATCTTATTTTGGACAGTGAAATAGCAAAAAGAGTTGTTGCAGAAGAAGTAATCTTGCCTGCTACCAGAGTATTACAAGAAGGCACGATTTCTGGTAAAACTCATGCCGCAGCAGCAATTGCTCGCCTCTTACATTCTCATAAAGTTGATAAAGCTGTTACTGACTGTGTGAACCGCGCCGGCACTGTTCTAGCACTAGTTTCATTTTTGGATTCATCTGTCGATGGATCTGTTGCCACATCAGAGGCTCTAGAAGCACTTGCCATTCTGTCCAGGTCAGAAGAGACCGGTGCAAATATTAAACCAGCATGTGCAATTTTGGCTGAATTCCCTGAAAGCATAAGCCCGATAGTCCTTTGCATTGTTAATTCAACACCGACATTGCAAGATACAACGATCGAGATCTTATCTCGATTATGTAAAGATCAGCCTGTTGTTTTAGGAGATACTGTTGCTTCAGCCTCTGGATGTATATCTTCAATAGCTAAGAGGATAATAAGTTCCACAAATGTAAGGGTCAAAATTGGTGGCGCTGCCCTTCTTATTTGTACTGCAAAAGTGAATCATCAGAGACTGGTGGAGGATCTCAATATATCAAACTTGTCTGCTAACCTTATTCAGTCTCTAGTTGATATTCTTATTTCTTCACAACCTTCTTCGGGTAATCAGAGTGATGATGACAATGAATCCATCAGCATATGCAGGCATACAAAAGAAGAGGTCGATAGCTGTGAATCCAAAACCGGAACTTCCATTATATGTGGTGTTGACTTAGCTATATGGTTACTGTCTATTCTTGCTTGTCATgatggaaaaaataaaacagcATTAATGGAGGCTGGTGCAATCGATGTTCTCGCCGATAGGATCTCAAATTGTTATTCACAATATTCTCAG ATCGACTACAAAGAAGATTACAGCATGTGGATTTGCGCCTTGTTGTTGGCAATATTATTTCAAGATAGAGATATCATACGGGCACATGCAACGATAAAGTCTGTACCAGCACTCGCCAATTTATTGAAGTCAGAGGAATCGGCAAACAAATATTTTGCTGCACAATCAATAGCAAGCCTTGTTTGCAACGGTAGCAGGGGAACAATTCTGTCTGTGGCAAATTCTGGTGCAGCAGGTGGACTTATCTCTTTGCTTGGCTGTGCCGATACTGATATACAAGATCTTCTCGAATTGTCAGAGGAATTTTCTTTGGTGCGTTATCCTGATCAAGTGGCTCTAGAGAAGTTGTTTAGAGTTGATGATATAAGAGTTGGCGCCACTTCTCGGAAGGCAATACCTGCCCTAGTTGATCTTCTCAAACCGATTCCAGATCGCCCAGGAGCACCATTTTTAGCTCTCGGGCTTTTGACTCAGCTTGGTAGAGATTGTCCATCAAATAAGACTGTAATGGTAGAATCGGGGGCTTTAGAGGCTCTTACGAAGTATCTTTCCCTCGGTCCACAAGATGCAACCGAAGAAGCTGCTACAGATCTGCTAGGAATTCTGTTTAGTAGTGCTGATATACGAAAACACGACTCTGCATTTGGTGCTGTTACTCAGCTTGTAGCTGTCCTACGTTTAGGAGGAAGAGGGGCAAGATATAGTGCTGCAAAAGCATTGGAAAGTTTATTTTCTGCAGACCACATTAGAAATGCCGAAATTTCTCGACAAGCTGTTCAACCGTTGGTTGAAATTCTTAGTACTGGTTCAGAAAGGGAGCAGCATGCTGCAATTGCTGCATTGGTTGGTTTACTGAGTGAAAATCCGTCAAGAGCACTTGCTGTTGCAGATGTTGAGATGAATGCAGTGGATGTTCTTTGTAGGATCCTTTCGTCGAATTGTTCAATGGACCTCAAAGCGGATGCTGCTGAATTATGCTGTGCTCTTTTTGGAAATACAAGGATTCGGTCCACGATGGCTGCTGAACGATGTGTTGAACCATTAGTCTCTCTCCTTGCAACTGAGTTTAGTTCCGCTCATCATTCGGTTGTCCGGGCATTGGATAGGCTTGTTGATGATGAGCAACTTGCCGAATTAGTTGCCGCACATAGTGCAGTTGTTCCTCTTGTTAGTCTACTGTCTGGTAGAAACTATGTACTTCACGAGGCTATTTCCAGAGCTCTGGTCAAGTTAGGAAAAGACAGACCTGCTTGTAAAATGGAAATGGTAAAAGCTCGAGTCATCGAAAGCATACTGAACATCTTACACGAAGCACCTGATTATTTGTGCGCAGCTTTTGCAGAACTGTTGCGTATATTAACCAATAACGCCACCATAGCTAAAGGACCATCGGCTGCTAAAGTTGTTGAACccttgtttttgttgttgacaaGACACGATTTTGCGCCTGATGGACAACACAGTGCATTGCAGGTTTTGGTTAATATCTTAGAACATCCACAGTGCCGTGCTGACCATTCAATGACTTCTCGGAAAGTTATCGAACCGCTTATCCCTTTGCTTGATTCTCCTATATCAGTAGTGCAACAGTTGGCTGCCGAGCTTCTTTCACATCTGCTCCTCGAAGAACACCTTCAGAAGGATCCAGTGACACAGCAAGTAATTGGCCCTCTTATAAGAATTCTCGGTTCCGGTATACCTATAGTGCAGCAGAGAGCTGTAAAGGCCCTAGTTAGTATTGCACTAACATGGCCAAATGAAATCGCCAAAGAGGGCGGTGTTGTTGAGATTTCCAAAGTGATATTGCAAGCCGATCCTTCCCTTCCACACACTTTATGGGAGTCTGCTGCCTCGGTTCTGTCAAGTATTCTGCAATTCAGCTCAGAATTCTACTTGGAAGTGCCTGTTGCTGTTTTGGTAAGGTTGCTTCGATCTGGCTCAGAGAGCACGGTTGTTGGTGCGTTAAATGCTCTTCTGGTTTTGGAAAGTGATGATGGAACTAGCGCAGAAGCTATGGCTGATAGTGGCGCCATAGAGGCTCTCTTGGAGCTCCTAAGATCTCATCAGTGTGAGGAAATTGCTGCAAGACTCTTAGAAGTATTGCTGAACAATGTAAAGATCAGAGAAACGAAAGTTACTAAATCGGCCATCTTACCGTTATCTCAGTATCTCTTGGACCCACAAACACAAGCACAACACGCAAGACTATTGGCAACTTTGGCTCTCGGGGATCTGTTCCAGAACGAGGCTCTTGCTCGAACAGGCGATGCAGTTTCTGCTTGTCGTGCTTTAGTGAACGTGCTTGAAGACCAACCAACAGAAGAGATGAAAGTTGTAGCAATATGTGCTTTGCAAAATCTCGTGATGTACAGTCGATCAAATAGAAGAGCGGCTGCAGAGGCTGGGGGGGTTCGAGCGGTTGCAGAGGCTGGTGGTGTTCAGGTTGTATTGGATCTGATAGGTTCAAGTAATCCTGAAACTTCTGTTCAGGCTGCAATGTTTATCAAACTTCTGTTCTCAAATAATACTATTCAAGAGTATGCTTCTAGCGAAACTGTCAGAGCAATCACTG CCACTATTGAAAAAGATTTATGGGCGTCCGGAACCGTGAACGAAGAATATCTGAAAGCATTAAATTCTCTATTTAGCAACTTCCCACGACTGAGAGCAACCGAACCGGCAACACTTAGCATTCCCCACCTGGTCACATCCTTAAAGACAGGTTCAGAGGCTTGTCAGGAAGCTGCCTTAGATTCACTTTTTCTGCTCAGACAAGCTTGGTCAGCTTGCCCTGCTGAAGTTTCAAGAGCTCAGTCGATTGCAGCTGCAGACGCTATTCCTTTCCTGCAGTACTTAATCCAGTCTGGCCCGCCTCGGTTTCAAGAGAAAGCAGAGTTTTTATTGCAGTGTTTGCCGGGGACGTTGGTGGTGATCATCAAGCGCGGTAACAATATGAAACAGTCTGTTGGAAACCCGAGTGTTTACTGCAAGATTACACTTGGCAACAATCCGCCGAGGCTAACCAAG GTGGTCTCTACTGGTCCTAATCCTGAGTGGGATGAGAGCTTTTCATGGTCCTTTGAGAGTCCTCCAAAAGGCCAAAAGCTTCATATTTCGTGCAAAAACAAAAGCAAAGTGGGAAAG AGTAAATTTGGAAAAGTAACAATCCAAATCGATCGAGTGGTAATGCTCGGAGCCGTAGCCGGTGAGTACACTCTGTTGCCTGCAAGTAAAAGTGGACCACCAAGGAATCTAGAAATAGAATTTCAGTGGTCTAACAAAGCAGCTGATCCAACAAGTGAAACAGTTTAG